From the Acidilutibacter cellobiosedens genome, one window contains:
- a CDS encoding sodium-dependent transporter: MEKPKRENFSSGIAVFFATLGSALGLGNMWKFPYLVGNNGGGAFLFVYLICVFLLGIPVMISEFFIGRHTRKNAIGAFTELKANPFWKCIGYMGILSSLFIMFFYTDVAGWVYSYVFRGIKGDFNILSSLESTKAANTTQSIFLNTTGAGNSAINPMIWQLIVLVVVSLIIIAGVKKGIEKVTKTLLPILFILVIICDIRALTLQGSKEGLNFLFNPDFSKLNGSSIMTAMGLAFFKLSLGMGTMITYASYFTNDNNLMRTPIKVALSDIMVSLLAGIAIFPVVFSFGMKPEGSGMGLLFTTVPLIFMKLPFGNLLLIAFFFLTAIAATTALISLLEVPVAFLSEELKINRTKSVIIISSIVLIVGILTVHPGSLFGNAMIGSRNLFDFYDFLTSNILMPLGGFLIALFVGYVVNKNTLYQTLSNNGTLNIAVSFKLYQFVIRYITPILVLLVFLNSLQIITF, translated from the coding sequence GTGGAAAAACCAAAAAGAGAAAATTTTTCGTCAGGAATAGCAGTATTTTTCGCAACATTAGGATCAGCTTTAGGTTTAGGAAACATGTGGAAATTCCCTTATCTTGTCGGAAATAACGGAGGAGGGGCTTTTTTATTTGTTTATTTGATATGTGTTTTTTTATTGGGAATTCCCGTTATGATTTCTGAATTTTTCATAGGAAGACATACAAGAAAAAATGCTATAGGAGCTTTCACAGAACTCAAGGCAAATCCTTTTTGGAAATGTATCGGATATATGGGAATACTGTCATCATTATTTATTATGTTTTTTTATACAGATGTAGCAGGGTGGGTATATTCCTATGTTTTCAGGGGAATCAAGGGAGATTTCAATATATTATCTTCTTTAGAGAGTACAAAAGCGGCTAATACAACTCAATCTATTTTTTTAAATACCACTGGAGCCGGAAACAGTGCAATCAATCCTATGATTTGGCAATTAATTGTATTAGTTGTAGTTTCTTTAATTATTATAGCGGGAGTAAAAAAAGGGATAGAAAAGGTGACCAAAACTTTACTTCCAATCCTGTTTATACTTGTGATCATTTGTGATATCCGTGCCTTAACTCTTCAGGGATCTAAAGAAGGGCTCAATTTCTTATTTAATCCTGATTTTTCAAAATTAAACGGCAGTAGTATAATGACCGCTATGGGTCTTGCATTCTTTAAACTCTCATTGGGCATGGGCACTATGATTACTTATGCCAGCTATTTTACAAATGATAACAATTTAATGAGAACGCCAATTAAAGTGGCACTTTCAGATATAATGGTATCTTTATTAGCCGGAATTGCAATATTTCCTGTAGTATTTTCTTTCGGCATGAAACCGGAAGGGTCCGGAATGGGCCTTTTATTTACTACAGTTCCATTGATATTCATGAAACTTCCCTTTGGAAATCTGTTATTAATTGCTTTTTTCTTTCTTACCGCCATTGCAGCTACTACCGCATTAATCTCTCTTTTGGAAGTACCTGTTGCCTTTCTGTCAGAAGAATTAAAAATTAATAGAACGAAATCAGTTATAATTATTTCTTCTATAGTATTAATAGTGGGTATATTAACGGTACACCCCGGCAGTCTTTTCGGAAACGCAATGATAGGTTCAAGGAATCTTTTTGATTTTTATGATTTTCTTACGTCAAATATATTAATGCCTTTAGGAGGGTTTTTAATAGCATTATTCGTGGGATATGTAGTTAATAAAAATACTTTATATCAAACACTTTCTAATAACGGAACTTTAAATATAGCCGTTTCATTTAAACTATATCAATTTGTTATCAGATATATAACTCCTATATTAGTACTTTTAGTATTTTTAAATTCTCTACAAATAATTACATTCTAA
- a CDS encoding spore germination protein codes for MISKKIDENKKILEEEFNGSSDFSIYEFKSKSGKEFLVSYINNLVDPSSISQYIINNLLNYENKFDITGVVAASRITEISDMNQIIDKILNGNIAIFIEESTIAYTVELKQYEHRAIDEPNAETVIRGPKEGFVEDLNINKSMIRRKIKNKNLVFEDFTLGEQTKTRISVVYIKGIVNIGVLEEVKRRLFKINTDSILESGMIEEYIIDNPKTIYSTISNTQKPDVLAGKILEGRVAVLCDGTPHALTIPKLFIESIQTSEDYYQRPYIASLLRMVRFFSLLVSILLPGIYIALQTFHQEMIPTVFLITMSENREGVPLPAVIEATMMILMLEFLKESGTRLPRAVGSAVSIVGALVLGQASVQAGIVSAPMVIIVAVAAIAEFTIPSQREIIIYYRLFILFLGGFIGLYGITCGLIILVVQAVTQKSFGVDYGYPLTPTNKSGLKDFLVRFPMKFFKVRPEAISKQNVTRDKSRGKK; via the coding sequence GTGATAAGTAAAAAAATTGATGAAAACAAAAAAATATTGGAAGAAGAATTTAACGGAAGCAGTGATTTTTCCATTTATGAATTTAAAAGTAAAAGTGGAAAAGAATTTCTTGTGTCATACATAAATAATTTAGTTGATCCCAGTAGTATAAGCCAATACATCATAAATAATCTTTTAAATTATGAGAATAAATTTGATATTACAGGTGTTGTAGCTGCTTCACGTATAACAGAAATAAGCGATATGAATCAAATTATAGATAAAATATTAAATGGAAATATTGCAATATTTATTGAAGAAAGTACAATTGCTTATACGGTAGAGTTAAAGCAATACGAGCATAGGGCTATAGATGAGCCCAATGCTGAAACCGTAATCAGAGGACCTAAAGAAGGCTTTGTGGAGGATTTAAATATTAATAAATCTATGATTAGAAGAAAAATAAAAAATAAAAATTTAGTATTTGAAGATTTCACATTGGGTGAACAGACAAAGACAAGAATATCCGTTGTTTATATAAAAGGTATTGTAAATATAGGAGTACTTGAAGAAGTAAAAAGAAGGCTGTTTAAAATTAATACTGATAGTATATTGGAATCAGGCATGATAGAAGAATATATAATCGATAATCCTAAAACAATTTATAGTACAATAAGTAATACTCAGAAACCTGATGTTTTGGCAGGAAAGATATTGGAAGGAAGGGTAGCCGTCCTGTGTGACGGAACACCTCATGCTCTTACTATACCTAAGTTGTTTATTGAAAGTATCCAGACATCTGAAGATTATTATCAGAGGCCTTATATAGCGTCTCTTTTAAGAATGGTGCGTTTTTTTTCTCTGTTAGTAAGCATATTGCTTCCGGGAATATATATAGCTTTGCAAACTTTTCATCAGGAGATGATTCCCACCGTATTTTTAATAACTATGTCGGAAAACAGGGAAGGAGTTCCCCTTCCTGCAGTAATAGAGGCTACGATGATGATTTTGATGTTGGAGTTTTTAAAAGAGTCGGGAACAAGACTTCCAAGAGCCGTAGGAAGTGCCGTAAGTATAGTAGGAGCATTGGTATTGGGGCAGGCATCTGTTCAGGCCGGAATAGTAAGTGCTCCAATGGTTATAATAGTTGCAGTAGCGGCCATTGCAGAATTCACTATACCTTCTCAGCGGGAAATAATTATATATTACAGATTATTTATACTTTTTTTGGGAGGATTTATAGGATTATATGGAATTACATGTGGCTTGATAATTTTAGTAGTTCAGGCAGTAACCCAAAAGTCTTTTGGAGTAGATTATGGTTATCCTTTGACCCCTACAAATAAATCCGGTCTTAAAGATTTTTTGGTGAGATTTCCTATGAAATTTTTTAAAGTCAGACCTGAAGCTATTTCTAAACAAAATGTTACGAGAGACAAGTCCAGAGGGAAGAAGTGA
- a CDS encoding Ger(x)C family spore germination protein — protein MKRRILLVIFILPVIIFTGCWDQRELNKIGIVTAMGIDKEGDEFIVTVEVIKPEPVRAGSSVSESNDRVTYTQGRGKSVFDAVRNITLKFDRKAFLSHNSIIIFGEDFAKDGIIKYLDLINRDQETRETSYLLVAEKAKSYEVMGINAGIEEIPGRYIQQLVENEVYNVSSLKMDLVGYLRDYYNVGKQPIIGKISILKKENLNDNGSKYELSVEGASIFNGGRLSGYLNADETECVNFIKGNIGNSIITFNNPEKVPSDGLSTSTPRVGGMPKSVGKDIKQQSVFEIEESKVKRDVEIVDGKILMKVNIKIRGNLAEESGDIDISKREVIEAVEEACSKQLQEDLKKNFETIQRKYKLDVFGFGQLFHIRYPDEWKNVKDNWAQVFSESDCKIEVETHIHTTNLTNTPTGKEKGK, from the coding sequence ATGAAAAGGAGAATACTTCTTGTAATTTTTATATTACCGGTGATAATATTTACCGGTTGCTGGGATCAGAGAGAATTGAATAAAATAGGCATAGTTACAGCTATGGGGATAGATAAGGAAGGAGACGAATTTATTGTAACCGTAGAAGTAATAAAGCCGGAACCCGTAAGGGCAGGGTCAAGTGTTTCAGAGAGTAATGATAGAGTCACTTATACTCAAGGAAGAGGGAAGAGTGTCTTTGATGCTGTCAGGAATATAACACTGAAATTTGATAGAAAAGCTTTTCTTTCTCACAACAGTATTATTATATTTGGAGAAGATTTTGCTAAAGATGGTATAATAAAATATTTAGATCTTATAAATAGGGACCAGGAAACAAGAGAAACTTCATATTTACTGGTTGCCGAGAAGGCTAAATCTTATGAGGTTATGGGAATCAATGCCGGAATAGAAGAAATACCGGGGAGATATATTCAACAGTTAGTTGAAAATGAAGTATATAATGTATCTTCTCTTAAAATGGATTTAGTGGGATACTTAAGGGATTATTATAATGTTGGAAAGCAACCTATTATTGGGAAAATCAGTATATTAAAGAAAGAAAATTTAAATGATAATGGGTCGAAATACGAACTTTCTGTAGAAGGAGCATCTATATTTAATGGAGGGCGCCTTTCCGGATATTTGAATGCAGATGAAACGGAATGTGTTAATTTTATAAAAGGGAATATAGGAAATTCAATAATAACTTTTAATAATCCCGAAAAGGTACCTTCAGATGGCTTAAGTACATCTACTCCCAGGGTTGGAGGAATGCCTAAATCCGTAGGGAAAGATATTAAACAACAGTCGGTATTTGAGATTGAAGAATCAAAAGTAAAGAGAGACGTGGAAATAGTAGATGGGAAGATATTAATGAAAGTAAATATCAAAATAAGAGGGAATCTTGCAGAAGAAAGTGGAGACATTGACATTTCCAAAAGAGAAGTAATTGAAGCCGTTGAAGAAGCTTGTTCCAAACAACTTCAGGAAGATCTAAAGAAAAATTTTGAAACAATACAGAGAAAATATAAATTAGATGTATTTGGGTTTGGCCAACTGTTTCATATAAGGTATCCTGACGAATGGAAGAATGTGAAAGACAACTGGGCTCAAGTATTTTCGGAATCAGACTGTAAAATTGAAGTAGAAACGCATATACATACAACAAACCTTACTAATACCCCTACGGGAAAGGAGAAAGGAAAATAG
- a CDS encoding GerAB/ArcD/ProY family transporter — translation MKEEQLISSYQAILLITVFRIVIAFSYLPAVNTPPGNQDIWISIILSIPWTIAISFPILYLSNKFSNLTLIEYTEKILGKAIGKIVGIAYAVFLLFYVITFVAILSEVLTSTIFPQTPSWILILILLITSSYISFKGLEGLGRGAEIFVPIIFLVILTFLIFGFNLFDFNELLPILKDSTFSQINIGARDIAFKFTDIIILAMFVPNLENRKELNKIFIRSLLISMLVLIIVVLCTQLSLGIEQTKHADFPFFTFSRLINLFDFIQRIESIYVMAWTVANVWKVSGYLYSLTINLKQTLNSKSNEVYIIPMSILIFILSTILKNNYSVVGVSQPLQFLLYFSSIAFMFAIPCITLIVYFFRRKKLRE, via the coding sequence ATGAAAGAGGAACAGTTAATTTCAAGTTATCAGGCTATTTTACTGATTACTGTATTTAGAATAGTAATTGCTTTTTCATACCTTCCCGCAGTCAATACTCCTCCGGGCAACCAGGACATATGGATAAGTATAATTCTTTCTATACCATGGACAATTGCAATAAGTTTTCCGATTTTATATTTAAGCAATAAATTCAGCAATTTAACTTTGATTGAATATACTGAAAAGATATTGGGAAAGGCTATAGGAAAAATAGTGGGAATAGCTTATGCTGTATTTTTATTGTTTTATGTTATAACGTTTGTTGCAATACTTTCCGAGGTATTGACTTCCACAATATTTCCTCAAACACCTAGTTGGATACTTATACTCATTCTTCTTATTACTTCTTCCTATATATCATTTAAGGGATTAGAGGGGTTAGGAAGAGGAGCAGAAATTTTTGTACCTATTATTTTTTTAGTAATTCTGACTTTTCTTATATTTGGATTTAACCTTTTCGACTTCAATGAACTTCTTCCTATACTTAAGGATTCCACTTTCAGCCAAATAAATATTGGAGCAAGAGATATTGCATTTAAATTTACAGATATAATAATATTGGCAATGTTTGTTCCAAATCTTGAGAATAGGAAAGAATTAAATAAAATATTTATCAGATCCTTGCTTATTTCCATGCTTGTACTGATTATAGTGGTTTTGTGTACCCAGTTGTCTTTAGGTATTGAGCAGACAAAACATGCGGATTTTCCGTTTTTTACCTTCTCACGGCTTATTAATTTATTTGATTTTATTCAGAGAATAGAATCCATATATGTTATGGCCTGGACAGTTGCAAACGTATGGAAGGTTTCAGGATATCTCTATTCTTTGACTATTAATTTAAAACAAACTTTAAATTCTAAAAGTAATGAAGTATATATAATTCCTATGTCAATATTAATATTTATATTATCCACAATATTAAAGAATAATTATTCTGTGGTAGGAGTCAGTCAACCTCTTCAGTTTTTATTATATTTTTCATCAATAGCATTTATGTTTGCAATACCTTGCATTACTTTGATTGTATATTTCTTTAGAAGAAAAAAATTAAGAGAATAA
- a CDS encoding cold-shock protein codes for MVNGTVKWFNSEKGFGFITGDDGNDVFVHFSQINKDGFKTLEEGERVSFEVSKGEKGPQASNVTSIR; via the coding sequence ATGGTTAACGGTACAGTAAAATGGTTTAATTCAGAGAAAGGATTTGGCTTTATTACAGGTGATGATGGAAATGATGTCTTTGTTCATTTTTCTCAAATAAACAAAGACGGATTTAAAACATTGGAAGAAGGAGAAAGAGTTTCATTTGAAGTTAGTAAAGGAGAAAAAGGTCCTCAAGCCTCAAATGTAACTTCTATCAGATAA
- a CDS encoding GIY-YIG nuclease family protein — translation MCYVYILKCCDNTFYTGWTNCLKKRLETHKKGKGAKYTRGRLPVELVYFEKFEDKISAQRREYEIKKMTKKEKYKLVCQSKNENFSSIS, via the coding sequence ATGTGTTATGTATACATTCTTAAATGCTGCGATAATACTTTTTATACAGGTTGGACCAACTGTTTAAAAAAAAGATTAGAAACTCATAAAAAAGGCAAAGGCGCAAAATATACAAGGGGCAGACTTCCGGTAGAGCTTGTTTATTTTGAAAAATTTGAAGATAAAATATCTGCTCAAAGAAGAGAATATGAAATAAAAAAAATGACAAAAAAAGAAAAATACAAACTTGTCTGCCAATCTAAAAATGAAAATTTCAGCAGTATATCTTAG
- the trpS gene encoding tryptophan--tRNA ligase, translating into MDEKKIVFSGVQPSGKLTIANYLGAIKNWIPLQEEYNSIFCIVDLHAITVPQEPQNLRKNTLDVLALYLACGLDPKKSIIFIQSHVSAHCELTWILDSISYMGQLNRMTQFKEKSQKPGADVNAALFNYPVLMAADILLYQTDLVPVGEDQKQHLELARDLAIRFNNRYSDTFKIPEVFIPKIGSRIMSLQNPEVKMSKSDKDENAYIELLDDPNSVRRKIKRAVTDSYGEVVYRDEQLGIKNLIDIYSVFSGESIKDIENRYIGKGYGKFKDDLAEAIVEVLRPIQERYEEYRKNKDFLEGIYSEGAEKAERLANRTLKKVYKKVGFIPRVNK; encoded by the coding sequence ATGGATGAGAAAAAAATTGTTTTCAGTGGCGTTCAGCCTTCGGGAAAATTAACAATTGCAAATTATTTAGGTGCTATTAAGAATTGGATTCCTCTTCAGGAAGAATATAATAGTATTTTTTGCATAGTTGATCTTCACGCTATTACTGTTCCCCAGGAACCTCAAAATTTAAGAAAGAATACATTGGATGTATTAGCCTTATATTTGGCATGTGGGTTAGATCCGAAAAAAAGTATCATATTTATTCAATCCCATGTAAGTGCCCATTGTGAATTGACATGGATTTTAGATTCCATATCCTATATGGGACAGCTAAATAGAATGACTCAATTCAAGGAGAAATCCCAAAAGCCGGGAGCCGACGTAAATGCAGCCTTATTTAATTATCCTGTTCTCATGGCAGCCGATATACTTCTTTATCAGACGGATTTAGTTCCGGTGGGAGAGGATCAAAAACAACATTTAGAATTGGCAAGGGATTTAGCTATAAGATTTAATAATCGATACAGTGATACTTTTAAGATACCGGAAGTTTTTATCCCGAAGATAGGCTCGAGAATTATGAGTCTGCAGAATCCGGAGGTTAAAATGTCCAAATCTGACAAAGATGAAAATGCATACATTGAATTATTAGATGATCCGAATTCGGTGAGAAGAAAAATAAAAAGGGCGGTTACGGATTCTTATGGGGAAGTAGTATATAGAGATGAACAACTTGGGATTAAGAATTTGATTGATATTTATTCCGTATTTTCGGGAGAAAGTATAAAAGACATTGAGAACCGATATATTGGAAAAGGATACGGGAAATTTAAGGATGATTTGGCTGAAGCAATAGTAGAAGTTTTAAGACCAATTCAGGAAAGGTATGAAGAATACCGGAAGAATAAGGATTTTCTCGAAGGCATATATTCAGAAGGAGCCGAAAAAGCAGAAAGATTAGCAAACAGGACATTGAAAAAGGTTTATAAAAAGGTTGGTTTTATACCAAGGGTGAATAAATAA
- a CDS encoding bifunctional 2-keto-4-hydroxyglutarate aldolase/2-keto-3-deoxy-6-phosphogluconate aldolase, with translation MKKYEILSKIEEVGITAVVRAKNSEEAKKIALACMDGGINSIEITFTVPGAYKVIESLTEEFGDKLLVGAGTVLDGETARIAILVGAKYIVSPAFDEGTAKLCNRYQIPYIAGCMTVVEMIKAMESGADIIKVFPGSAVGPSFISAIKGPLPQALLMPTGGVNLDNVGEWIKNGCIAVGVGGNLTKGSKEDITRTAKEFVKKVKEARNNK, from the coding sequence ATGAAAAAGTATGAAATTTTAAGTAAAATTGAAGAAGTAGGCATTACAGCTGTTGTAAGGGCCAAAAATAGCGAAGAAGCCAAAAAAATTGCTTTAGCATGTATGGATGGCGGAATAAATTCAATAGAAATTACATTTACAGTTCCGGGGGCATATAAGGTTATCGAATCATTAACGGAAGAATTCGGAGATAAATTGTTAGTGGGAGCCGGTACAGTTTTAGATGGTGAAACTGCAAGAATAGCCATATTGGTCGGGGCAAAATATATAGTCAGCCCAGCCTTTGATGAAGGAACAGCTAAACTCTGCAACAGATATCAGATACCTTATATAGCAGGCTGCATGACCGTTGTTGAAATGATAAAGGCAATGGAATCGGGAGCCGATATAATAAAAGTCTTCCCCGGCAGTGCAGTAGGACCTTCTTTCATATCGGCAATTAAGGGACCCCTTCCTCAAGCATTATTGATGCCGACAGGCGGAGTTAATTTAGATAATGTAGGAGAATGGATCAAAAATGGTTGCATAGCAGTAGGAGTAGGCGGAAATCTTACTAAAGGTTCAAAGGAAGACATAACCAGAACTGCTAAAGAATTTGTTAAAAAAGTAAAAGAAGCAAGAAATAATAAATAA
- a CDS encoding IS110 family RNA-guided transposase encodes MNYKQNDRLNQLTYETLIVGVDIAKEFHVARAQDIRGIEFGKSIKFNNSLSGYLEFENWINEIKVVEEKEQVIIGMEPTGHYWLNIARYLKANDYTVVTVNPMHVKKIKELDDNLQTKTDKKDAKIIAQLVKDARYSTPNLLEGEYEELRNAKNLRQVVIKDLNRTKNQIHNWLDRYFPEYKEAYASWESKSFIKIIKKYIFPSVIERIPPNEIYEMLPPKMRRGVGLGKIERLVTASKNSIGIKEGLSFAKLEIKFLLDKYESFLEQIEEIDDYVTKICNQLDETKKIMQIKGVGLVTASGIVAELGDIRKYKTPKQMIKMAGLSLTENSSGKVKGATSISRRGRKDLRRLLYQVILGMIRTNTAFKEMYIYYTTRRKNQLTGKQAIIALCRKLLRIIHTIILKDVDYDESKMMSQIKYPDEFLNSVA; translated from the coding sequence ATGAATTATAAACAAAATGATAGATTAAATCAATTGACATATGAAACACTAATTGTTGGAGTTGACATAGCAAAAGAATTTCATGTAGCAAGAGCACAAGATATTAGAGGCATAGAGTTTGGAAAATCAATTAAATTCAATAATTCCCTTTCAGGATATTTAGAGTTTGAGAATTGGATTAATGAAATTAAAGTGGTTGAGGAGAAGGAACAAGTAATTATAGGTATGGAACCAACAGGACATTACTGGTTAAATATAGCAAGATATCTTAAAGCTAATGACTATACAGTGGTTACAGTAAATCCAATGCATGTAAAAAAGATAAAAGAGTTAGATGATAACCTTCAAACAAAAACAGATAAAAAAGATGCAAAGATTATTGCACAGCTAGTAAAAGATGCAAGATATTCTACCCCGAATTTGCTTGAAGGTGAGTATGAAGAGCTAAGGAATGCTAAGAACTTAAGGCAAGTTGTAATAAAGGATTTAAATCGTACTAAAAATCAGATTCACAATTGGTTAGACAGATACTTTCCAGAATACAAAGAAGCATATGCCAGCTGGGAATCGAAATCATTTATAAAGATAATTAAAAAGTATATCTTTCCGTCTGTAATTGAAAGAATACCACCAAATGAAATCTATGAGATGCTACCTCCAAAGATGAGAAGAGGTGTAGGCCTTGGGAAGATAGAAAGACTTGTAACAGCTAGTAAAAATAGCATAGGGATAAAAGAAGGACTTTCATTTGCAAAATTAGAAATAAAATTTCTTTTAGACAAATATGAAAGCTTTTTAGAGCAAATTGAAGAAATAGATGATTATGTAACCAAGATTTGCAATCAACTAGATGAAACAAAGAAGATAATGCAAATTAAGGGTGTTGGGCTCGTAACGGCAAGTGGCATAGTTGCTGAATTAGGAGATATAAGAAAGTACAAGACTCCGAAACAAATGATAAAAATGGCAGGGCTTTCTTTAACAGAAAATAGTTCTGGTAAGGTAAAAGGTGCAACATCTATAAGCAGAAGAGGACGTAAAGATCTCCGCCGATTATTGTACCAGGTAATACTTGGGATGATACGGACAAATACTGCATTTAAAGAAATGTACATTTATTATACTACAAGGCGAAAAAATCAGCTTACTGGGAAACAAGCTATAATAGCATTATGCAGAAAACTATTAAGAATAATCCATACAATAATTTTGAAAGATGTCGATTATGATGAAAGTAAAATGATGTCACAAATAAAATATCCAGATGAGTTTTTAAATTCAGTTGCTTAA
- a CDS encoding IS110 family RNA-guided transposase produces the protein MKNNILSTLYVGIDVSSKTNVLCALDFEGNKLLNLKALNNQPGAESILDSIIRCLDSNSLKYVVIALESTSFYSTHIANFLASNEILLAYKPLVYCLNPKTVANYRKTFVDMDKTDPLDAYVIADFARCGKITSKPWRGSQFLALQRLTRHRLHLIEGITREKAYMVSNIYLKFSELTVLDKEERPFSNTYGVTSSAILTEYLSLDDITYSSVEDLVAFIRDKGKNRFNDPNRTAQVLQKAARDSYRLDKILYEPLNVAIASSFNVVKALEDEVKTIDKAIERNIKGINPTEYQSLISIPGVGPVLASGILSEIGTITSFDSHNSLAKYAGLTWRVNQSGNYSSDETRMTKTGNKYLRYYLIEAANSVKNHVPEYKEYYYKKYGEVTTHQHKRALALTSRKFVRLVFGLLTKNQIYSNDKVGEIN, from the coding sequence ATGAAGAACAATATTCTATCAACTTTATACGTAGGTATTGATGTAAGTTCTAAGACTAATGTCTTATGCGCTCTAGATTTTGAAGGCAATAAACTTCTTAACCTTAAGGCTTTGAATAACCAACCTGGTGCCGAATCTATCTTAGATAGTATTATTAGGTGTTTAGATTCTAATAGCCTAAAATATGTTGTTATTGCCCTGGAATCTACTTCTTTCTACAGTACCCACATTGCAAACTTTCTTGCTTCTAATGAGATTCTATTAGCCTACAAACCTCTTGTATACTGTCTTAATCCTAAAACTGTTGCAAATTACAGAAAGACTTTTGTAGACATGGATAAAACAGATCCTCTAGATGCATATGTCATTGCTGATTTTGCTCGTTGTGGCAAAATTACTTCTAAGCCTTGGCGTGGATCGCAGTTTCTTGCACTCCAGCGATTAACTAGACATCGTCTTCATTTAATTGAAGGTATTACTAGAGAAAAAGCTTATATGGTGTCCAACATTTATCTTAAGTTTAGTGAATTAACAGTATTAGATAAAGAAGAACGCCCATTTTCTAACACTTACGGTGTCACCTCTTCAGCCATATTAACTGAATATTTGTCCTTAGATGATATTACCTATTCATCTGTTGAGGACTTAGTTGCTTTCATTAGAGATAAAGGTAAAAATCGCTTTAATGATCCTAACAGGACTGCTCAGGTGCTCCAGAAGGCTGCTAGAGATTCCTATCGTCTTGATAAAATCCTTTATGAACCTTTAAATGTTGCAATCGCTTCATCTTTCAATGTAGTCAAAGCATTAGAAGATGAAGTTAAAACCATTGATAAGGCTATTGAAAGGAATATCAAAGGGATTAATCCTACTGAATATCAATCCCTAATCTCTATTCCAGGAGTTGGGCCAGTACTTGCTAGTGGAATTCTTTCTGAGATAGGAACCATCACTTCCTTTGATTCTCACAATTCTCTAGCTAAATATGCAGGCCTAACTTGGAGAGTTAATCAATCAGGTAATTATTCTTCAGATGAGACCAGAATGACTAAGACTGGCAATAAATACCTTAGATACTATTTAATCGAGGCTGCCAATAGTGTTAAAAATCATGTACCAGAATACAAAGAGTACTATTACAAGAAGTACGGTGAAGTAACAACTCACCAACATAAAAGAGCCCTCGCACTTACATCTCGTAAATTTGTTCGTCTGGTTTTTGGATTGCTGACTAAAAACCAAATCTACTCCAATGATAAAGTTGGAGAGATAAATTAA